GAGTTGTGCATCGGAAGCATGGGTAACAACAAAGCGTATGCAAACTATTTTCTAAACCGTTAAAATGCACGCGAGACTGAACAATGAGATCCTGCCAAGGCAGCATTCAGATTCGACCACAATCACTCTGCCCAAAATTCTATACATTCAAACATTTTCGCAGAGTAAATATTGTTAACTTGCTAGCAGCCGGACGTGCCGGGAGTTTAATTCTATTCGTTGGAAATCGAACCCCTGACCCAGGGAATTTGCATGGATGCCGAACGCAATTAAAGCAACGGGCaaacaatgcaaacaatttcaacCAACTAGCGCACAAGGCAGAGCTGATGAAGATCCAACGATGGCTCTCTGATGGCTAATGGCAAATTAAGATAGCCCCTCCAGGTTCGCAACGGCTCAGCAGGTGTTCCTGGAAAAGCTTCGACACGTGGGAAACCCGCCGATAACCTTTTTGGCCAGGCAAAACGCTCGAAACGCTTGTCTCAGGTACGGTAGGCGAGCTTTTGGCGAGCAACAGAAGTGACCCACTGGGTacgatttatttaaatctttAGGGACAAAAACATTTCGATCGCTCCAGAACAACGATGACGCTAGGGAAGGATGAAATGAAATCGCAACAACCCCGTAACTAAGAACAGCAAACCTCTCAAATCGGCGAGCTCTTTTCCCtccaaacaaacgaaccaaTTATGAATAACCCTCCACAAACTGTCCAGAGTTCGTGGGAATTCGATTAATTTCCGCTAGATGACATCAAATCCTATCACGTTACGGGGAGGCTTTCGTAGGGCGCCTTCGGAAAACATTCATCACAACCAATAAGCTTGGAAGAGCATTAAAAGAAGGATGTCCGAAAAAGGCTTACTGTGGAGCTCTGggagaacaacaaaaaaatggacagCAGGACAGTAAACTTAGCCGGTTGGGTAAGTTTCAGATTTCCTCGTCTGGGTGGCACTTTTTTGAATGAAGTTCGATGGAAGGTGTTTCATTCAGTTTTCTCACGTTTCAAGAATGTCAGGGAAAGAAAGGCTTTTTTGGGCAAGTATTTTAAGCTACAAAACATACTTTATACCTGTTTGGAGCCTAGGGCATGTAATCCTTAACTACTTTTATCGTATATTCCCTAGAACCGATTAGCAAGATAGAATCACACAGCATCATCGCCGGTAACCGATTCGAAGAATCCTTTGTACCTGATCATGATGCTAAGCAGTCAAGCCGCCATGCACATCCTGCGCCCTTCATTAAAGTTGATGTCCTCGATGGGACGCCCAGACGCGTGTCGAATCGAAAGTCAGCCGGGACGAACTTGAACTTGTCATCAGTACAGCCTGTCTGCCCGTTGCGTGGTACCTTTCATCGTCTCCCCTTGCTCGAAGGGCACACCTGTTGCATATACTAGACAGACACTCGATTGTGTAGGGAGACTGGAGACTCAACGGAATCCGAACCCAACCCGAGCACAAAATAGACACTCAAACACTCGACTGGGGAAAAGGTATGCCGATTCCCCGTTTCGATTCCGGAGTGGTGAGTTTGCGCTATTCCTCTACCGACCTCCGAGGGGAGAATTCATTCAACTTTAACTTTGAATCCAAACGACTACCTGAAGGAAAAAAGTCTTTAATGGCAATTGCCAAACATCGATTTGGATACCAATTTTGATTccagttctttttttatttttgagaaataatgtatatttaaatttttgttacgAACCCCAACTGGAGCTACCTTATCCGGGTATCGTATAAATTAGCCAACGAACCGTTACGCAGCGATTCCCACGCACTTCAACTCTAGCTCGCTAAAGTCAATGGCCAGTGCCGGAAGGACTTTGTGACGCAAGGCAAAGAAGGTCCACGTCAGATTATGCGAAAGATGGATGATTTGTGTTCTGGTAGAAGTCTGATTAATTGAAGGATCACAGCAAGACCAAGGGAGCAGCAGGTTTCAGGACGACATACATATACACCTCCCTAGGGGTTATTGCgcataaataatgcatcccGTGTGATCTGCGCCCAAAAATGGAATGTTAATTCACTGTAAAACACCAACAACGGTAAAATTATATACCTTTAATGAATCGCGTGCGTTTCGAAGCGAATCATGATGACCCTCTCGTTAGCTGAATATGATGGCTTGCGTTAATGGTCGACAGTTCGTTGGTGGATGGATCCAGCACCATTCATCAAACGTACAAGAGTATGATGCAAGCGATATAAAACCTTTTGaaaaagcaaattttattaattcaaCAAGAGACCTGACAAAATAAACTTTAACCTCTAGAAggcgaagacaaaaaaaaaaccaccagtCCATCCTGCCACCCGGGGAAAGGTGTCTATTTTCGTTATTTTCATTCCGAGTACCGTTATTAAAATTATGTGCGGTTGTCTTTTAAAAAAGAAGTGCTTTTCACCTAAAACCAAAGTGCAATAGCTGCCCGAGCTGCTCGAATCGGCTGTAGAAGGAATGGAATTAACGGTGAAGTCTAGAGCGTTAAAACCAACGCAGGAAGGAATGGAAGAGCATTGAAGATAAGAGATGAAACCGGCTGGCCGGATTGAGCACGCTGAATGCATATTAAAATATCCAATTACCATAACTGTGTATGACATACCGGATGCACGGCGAATTGCTTAAGCATCCAAGAGAACACGTGGGGCTTGGGTTTTGCTGGAAAACTCAGCCACAAAGCCAACAGAAAAATATGAAGCTACAGCAGAGCGCACACCGGGGCCAACAGTATGGACAGTTTTAACCATTTTCTCTGCAAAATGTATTTCATCTACGCTAATCCTTCTCTCCTCCAGCATGATTGTATGGTTTTTAGGTGAGATTTCCGAACTGGTCCGTCTCCGGTCCCTTGCGGTGCTCGTTCACGTACTCCACCCGTTTGCTATCCTGCTGACAGAAGTCATAGTCGAAATCAAACGCCAACGTTTGCGTTGTGTTTGGATGGCCGTAAAACTGCACACTCGCGATGGTAGCATTCACGGTGGCACCTTCCGCACAGACCACCTGCTGAGCTTCCTCGAGTGAGGTAACATTCGCTACGACGCTTATTACGACACGCTCATCAAGCTCCACCCCAAAGTCCAATCGAAAACCGGgctgaaacaaaacatgacCCGTCATCGAACATTTCCACCGGCGAACGTTACATTCGAACGCTCCTATCAAATGGAGCGGTTTTAGACGCGAAAGTTCCGCCGTCAAAGGAATCGAAGTTCCGTTGGCGAGTTCTACCAACTCTTCAACAATGTCACGCAGCGGCACGATGTATCCAGGACGCAAAAACATCGGTAAATCGGACTCAACCACCGCGTACTGAAGCACATCATGCCCGTCGATCTTTTGACCGGCCCAAAGTTCGTAAAACGTATCGGGAAAGTAGATGGCAATCTGAATCATCTGAGGTAATAGTACCGGGGCGACCAATATTGCATCACCAACCATGAACTGTTCCCACAGATCCATGGTGTAGTTGGCGGCTTCTTCGAAGTGATAGAACATTGGCCGCAGGTACGGTGCATCCTCCAGCAGCAAGGTGTTCATGTACTCGAGCAGAGCGAAACGTTTCCGAACAGTGGCATGCATAACGCGCTGTCCAAAGCCACTAAATTTATTCGGTGCCCGATCGGCCGTTACTCGGAACAGTGGTAATAGAGACGCAAACTGGTACCACCGGATGCAGAGTTCCTCCGACACATTCGCACGCCCAGGAGCATTACCACAGACCGGAGTTCCGGTGAAGCTGATACCGACTACCGAGTGGCCTATACAACGATCCACCTCGCTGCGCAGCGATATCCACGTGGAGGAGATATTCGAGGGAAGTAACGCTGCTCGAGTGTATATATCGTACGCTCCTGTAACTATGAATGAGTTCGACGAAGCCATCTTCTTTTGTACGATTTCTAGCGCCTGAACACCGATTAAGTTGTGCTGTGAAAGTACAAGCTGCTGACTGTCTGACAGCAATGTGTTCCAGGGCAACATCGCTTCTAAGGTCGCGTTCAACTGATCCGGTTGATAGACTAATTGCCTTAGAAGCGGCAACGTACTGTTACGTTCATCCCGTGGACTAGCTTCCTCCAGCACGTATCCATCCGCCTCTAAGTTCAAAACTTTCTCCCACTGCGAATTGAACCAATCGGTAAGATTGGCCGAGTTACTTGTTCTCCAGTCCACGTACACAGCGGTACGGTTCCTGACACGCCCGGTGTAAGCTAGCTGATTGCCTGGATGCCGCAAAAGGATACCCTTTTCTCGTGCATCTATAAACGTTGGATTCCCGACGTATCCTACGCTAAGCACTAGCGAAGGGACAAACTTTTTATCAGCATCTTTAAGCATCTGCAGCATCGCTTCGACGTCCTTGTCGATCGTCATCGTGTCGGAGATCCAGAACAGATCGTTGTGCAGACAGTGAGAATCGAACATGACGGTATCGTTGAGCAGAAGTTCCAGGTTCTGGCGCACGATCGTTAAGTTGCGCTTCTCGGACTGATCGCAAACGTGCACTCCATACGCCCAGTAGGGTGGTGTGTAGTGGTTTTGTAGAATTGCTTTCGATTGTCGGTAGAGCATGGCTGGAGTAGGTCCAGGCAGAAACTGAAGTTCGAAACTATCGCCAAGCTGTGCCCGTACGATGATGAGCCGTGATCCAACTATTTCTACCTCCGTAAGTCCGGGCGTGTTGAACATTAGTCCGTTGAACGATTTCAACTTTGTGTCTAGAATGAAAATGCCAACTATAGCAAGTGTCACATTGGAATTGAAAAGCGTTCACTTACTATAACCCATGACGATAGGAACTGCAGACGTGTTTTGATTGTTCAGTAGAAGATACTTGGTGCCCGGTTCGAGATAGGCACGACCCAACCCAAACAAAATGTCTGCCCCCAAGTGTAGTGTCCATTCGATGAAGTTCTCCATCACTATCAGTGGACCTCGTGCGGTGGAAAAGATCACTTCCTGATCGATCTTTCGTTTCACCTCAATGAAGAACGTTGGACTGTAGATTTGCACCTTCAGATCAGCCGTTTCCATCGTCACGGAGGAACTGCTGGACTGTGGAGGCTGTTGATTACCCTCCATTTTTGATAGCAAGAACCTAAAGCGTCCTCCAGTATCCTCCGTAACACTGACATCGAAACGAACCTCCTGGATGGCCGCTTTTTCGTATGGCGTTACAGGTCGGTAGGCGGTTAGAATGGCAGGTTCACCAATTGTCCAATCACTGCCTATAATGTACTGATGCTCTGAAGGCAGTGAATGGTAACAGGTGGCCAAACTAGTATAGCAACATCCCAACCGGTGACATTCGTCCTGTGTCAGATTGTAAGGATATCCGCAGGGTATGTGATAAAGCGTCGGGTGACCACACGTACCAAGTATGTCAAGCTTAGTCCCGTGACCGATTTCCttcgagaagaaaaacaaatacgcAAACGCTGGTACTACGACACTGGCCAAACCAAGCACCACAAACAGACGGATTGTTTTGTTCAGCAGTAGAACGTGAATCAGAGCTGGTCCTAGAAGAAAGCAGAACGCAAAAGCACTTCTAGTGTTCAAGTTGATTTACGCGACTTCACGCGAACTCACTTTTATCAAACTCCGGAATCACGGTCGTGCTGTCGTAACGCATCTCGGTGGAGAAATCGTTTCCGGAATTGTACTGGCGTGGCATTTTGGAATCGTTTCCATCCTGCCGACGGAACATGGCGGATCACTTGAGTAGGGTTATTGAACACTGGAACAGTTTGCACGCGCGCTTTCAAAGCtttaaatcaatcaaagcGAGATTTCTCTTTCCGACTGGCAGAAGACAATAAACCGACACCTATCACTACTACTGATTGGCTATTAATTACTTTCGTCGATATATGATGGCCGTTAGAGAGTGGGAGCGAACACCGTCTTCAAAGATAAGACATTATCACGGACGGAAACATCGGCGATAAGAATGATCGGGGACGGGAGGAGTCAAAGAGCTGGCAGAATGTGGGAGAGAGCAATACACCCCATAGAGGAATATAGAGATTTTTGATTAGGAAAGATATGCAGTAGGAAAAGATCCACTACAGAACTGCATTCTGCGGTT
This genomic window from Anopheles maculipalpis chromosome 2RL, idAnoMacuDA_375_x, whole genome shotgun sequence contains:
- the LOC126556996 gene encoding lysosomal alpha-glucosidase-like, with product MFRRQDGNDSKMPRQYNSGNDFSTEMRYDSTTVIPEFDKRPALIHVLLLNKTIRLFVVLGLASVVVPAFAYLFFFSKEIGHGTKLDILGTCGHPTLYHIPCGYPYNLTQDECHRLGCCYTSLATCYHSLPSEHQYIIGSDWTIGEPAILTAYRPVTPYEKAAIQEVRFDVSVTEDTGGRFRFLLSKMEGNQQPPQSSSSSVTMETADLKVQIYSPTFFIEVKRKIDQEVIFSTARGPLIVMENFIEWTLHLGADILFGLGRAYLEPGTKYLLLNNQNTSAVPIVMGYNTKLKSFNGLMFNTPGLTEVEIVGSRLIIVRAQLGDSFELQFLPGPTPAMLYRQSKAILQNHYTPPYWAYGVHVCDQSEKRNLTIVRQNLELLLNDTVMFDSHCLHNDLFWISDTMTIDKDVEAMLQMLKDADKKFVPSLVLSVGYVGNPTFIDAREKGILLRHPGNQLAYTGRVRNRTAVYVDWRTSNSANLTDWFNSQWEKVLNLEADGYVLEEASPRDERNSTLPLLRQLVYQPDQLNATLEAMLPWNTLLSDSQQLVLSQHNLIGVQALEIVQKKMASSNSFIVTGAYDIYTRAALLPSNISSTWISLRSEVDRCIGHSVVGISFTGTPVCGNAPGRANVSEELCIRWYQFASLLPLFRVTADRAPNKFSGFGQRVMHATVRKRFALLEYMNTLLLEDAPYLRPMFYHFEEAANYTMDLWEQFMVGDAILVAPVLLPQMIQIAIYFPDTFYELWAGQKIDGHDVLQYAVVESDLPMFLRPGYIVPLRDIVEELVELANGTSIPLTAELSRLKPLHLIGAFECNVRRWKCSMTGHVLFQPGFRLDFGVELDERVVISVVANVTSLEEAQQVVCAEGATVNATIASVQFYGHPNTTQTLAFDFDYDFCQQDSKRVEYVNEHRKGPETDQFGNLT